The following is a genomic window from Arthrobacter sp. NicSoilB4.
CAGGAGCAGCTGCAGCCCGAAGGTGCCGAGGGCGTCCGCCCGCTGTCGGACGGCTGACCCCAGCAGCGCGGCCGGAACCATATTCGGTCCGGACGCCAGCAGCACGGACTGGAGGGCTGCCAGCGCGACGCCGGTCAGCAACGCCCACGGCAGGCTGTCACTGGCGGCCCAAGTTCCGGCGGCGGCCGCCATGGTGAGACTCGCCCGGCAGCCGTAGTACTGGGCCACACGGAACCGGCTCTGCGGAACGGCGGCCATCAACCCGAAGTAGGCGCCGCAGAGGAACATGATGAGTGCGTACTCGCCCATGCCGAGCAGGAGCGGCACGAACGTCAAGAACACCGCGACGGAGGGGACCACGAAGGGGTGCAGGTACAGCACCGGTTTGAGGAACACAGACGGCAGCCAGCGCGGACGTGTCAGGGCCAGCAGCGCCAGAAGGACCGCGAAGCCGATCAGGGCGGCGAAGTACCAGGCCAGGGCTCCGCCGAGGACCGAAATCCCGGACGACCCCGTCGACACGACGAACGTCAGCGACAGGTAGGCAAGGACCTTGCTGTCCATCCGGACGGCGGCGGCAACGTAGGCCGCGGTCCCGATGATCGACGTGACCAGCCAGGCGCCCGGGGCGTCGTGGAGGAGGAAGCTGTACAGCGCCAGGCCGGCGACCGGGATCAGGGCCAGCCCGGTTCCGGCGAACGCGACGGCGGCAGGCCTGAGCCGCGGGGCCCTCCTGTGCAGGACCAGACCCCCGGCATAGAACAGCACCGTGATGGCGACGACGCCGGCGAAGCGGAGGACCTCGGGCAGGGAGGTGCCGACGAACAGGGCACCGGCGGCCACCAGCAGGAGGCTGGCGACGTAGAGGGTGATGTTGATGTTCTGCCGGTCCCGCTTCTCCTTGCGGGCAGCCCGGTGCGCGGCGGACTCCCGCGGCACCGGCGGGCCCGAATCAGGGGGCGGCGGAGCGGAGCTCTGCACGGGCAGGGGCAGGGGCAGGGGCAGGGGCCAATGCTGTTCTTGCCGTGCGGGCGGGAGGGGCCTGTGCTGGAGCGGCCCGACAGCCTGGACCGGCAGGGTTGGCCGGTCTGGCCGGGCCGCTGGCGGAGCATCGGCCGGCGCCGGCGGGTTGGTCGCCGCCACCGGCTTCGGGGCAGCCTCGCCGTCCCGCCAGCCCTGCACGTGTCCCGCACGGAAACCCGCCGCGAACGCCTGGCTGTTCGTGTCACCGGCACGACTGCGTTCCCGTGCCCTCCCCCAGCGGAGGCCCAGCAGGAGGGCTCCCGCGACCAGGAGTATTACCAGCAGTGGGTGGACAGCAGCCGACATGGACATCCTTCGTGACACCGGCTGTCCGGACCCGACCAGCCCCCATTAACTCCAATGACTAGATGAAACATAGCACCAGCGGGGGCTCAGCGAAGGGTTTTCCACAGGGCCCGCTCCCAGGGCCGGGGATCATCGACAATCCTGCAGTCGGCGTCGAACCGCATCGTGGCCCTCCGCTCGAGGTCATACTTCGGCCAGCCGGGGTCGCCCGTGGCCGCGAAAGCGAGCCACGCTGCGTGCATTTTGTGCGCAAGCTCCTGGGGCGGGGCGCTTCCCAGCAGCGGACCGAAGAGCGGCGCATCCGTGGCAGCCGTGTCGAAGACAAAAGGAACCTCGAGAGCGTGCACCGCGCCGAGGCCCGGCGATGCCCAGGCGAACTCGTACATATAGGTTCCCGACGTGGTGTTGGCGTTGGCGTGCGCGTCGGCCAGGCGAATCGCGGGGATCCGCATCCACCAGTCTGTCTGGACCGCCGCGAGCAGATCGCCGGGACCCGCCTCCGGGTACCTCGCCCGGTAGGCGGACAGCGCCTCCTCGACCGGTAGCCCGTAGGCCGCCAGGGACTGGTAACCGTAGGCGCGGACCGGCCCGGTGATCATCTCGACTGTGATGCCGGCCAGCGCGCCGCTGGCGACCAGAAACAGCCGCCAGTCGTCGGTATTCGTGCCGACGATGACATCCACCTGCCTGCCGGATCCGGCCGCGATCCGCTCGATCGGCGGGCCGGGCAGGACGTCGCCGTCGAGCACGGGCTGCCACGGCATTACGCTTGCCACCACGGCGTTGCCCCATCGTTCCGGGTCCGGGTCGGCGAGCAGTTCGTCCTTCAGCTCCGCCTGCGCCGCCAGCAGGCGCTGGACCCCGGCTCCGGCGATCGCCTCACGCGTGGCGGGCACCCCCAGCTTCCCGGCCAGGTATCCGGCGATGCGCAAGGCATCCGCGGCGGGCGTGACCTGGTGGGCTGCGCCGCTCTGCAGGATCGCACGCCGAAACAGCCCCTCGGCGCGGGGCATGGAAAGCAGCATGCCGATGCTCATCGCGCCTGCGGACTCGCCAAAGACGGTGACGTTGCCGGGGTCCCCGCCGAAGGCTGAAATGTTTTCCCGCACCCATTCGAGGGCGGCGAGCTGGTCGAGCAGGCCGAGGTTGGCGATGCCGTCACCGAGATAGAGGAACCCCTCCGCGCCCGGACGCCAGTTGATGACGACGCAGACCACGCCGTCCCGGGCGAAGCGGCTCCCGTCGTAAGCCGCCGTCGAGCTGATCTCGAACATTCCGCCCTGGATCCAGACCATCACCGGCAAACTTGGCCCGCCGGGCGCCGGCGTCCAGATGTTCAGGTTCAGGCATTCCTCGGAAGGCACGGCACGTTCCACTTCCGCAAAAGCGTTGACTACTTCCGACCAGTCCTCTGATGCCCCAGTGGCCGGACCGCCCATGGAGGGCGGCGCCACCTGCGGAGGCTCCGGCCCGAGCCTCGTGGCGTTCCGGATACCGGACCACTGCAAGGCAGGCTGTGGCGGCCGGAGACGGTTCGCGCCGACCGGCGGCGCTGCATAGGGGACCCCGAGGAAGGTGTACACACCGTCGGCGAAACTGCCCCGCAGTTCCCCGCGGGCCGTCGTGACCAACACGTTCATCACACCAGCATGGAACCCGTAGCCGGGGCCGGTAAGGGGCGTTGGTCCTGAGGCTGGGGGTGATGCGCTGGGGGTGATACACAGACAAAAAGGAACAGCCCCGCTGCGAGTGCAGCGGGGCTGTTCCTACGTCACGGGGGCCGTCAGACGGCCAACCCGATCAGAGATCAAACACAGATCAGCAAGTGTTACTTGATGATCTTGGTAACGCGTCCCGAACCAACGGTGCGGCCGCCTTCGCGGATAGCGAAGCCGAGGCCCTCTTCCATGGCGATGGGCTGGATGAGCGCAACGGTCATCTCAGTGTTGTCGCCAGGCATAACCATTTCCGTGCCTTCCGGCAGGGTGATAACGCCGGTTACGTCCGTGGTGCGGAAGTAGAACTGCGGGCGGTAGTTGGAGTAGAACGGGTTGTGACGTCCGCCTTCGTCCTTGGAGAGGATGTAGACGTTAGCCTCGAAGTCGGTGTGCGGGGTGATGGAACCCGGCTTGACGACAACCTGGCCACGCTCGACATCGTCGCGCTTCAGACCGCGGAGCAGGAGGCCACAGTTCTCGCCGGCCCATGCTTCGTCGAGCTGCTTGTGGAACATCTCGATACCGGTAACCGTGGTCTTCTGGACCGGGCGGATGCCGACGATCTCGACCTCGGAGTTGATGGCGAGGGTTCCACGCTCGGCGCGGCCCGTAACAACGGTGCCACGGCCGGTGATCGTGAAGACATCTTCGATCGGCATCAGGAACGGCTTGTCACGGTCACGTACGGGGTCCGGAACGGACTCGTCGACAGCTTCCATGAGGTCCTCGACGGACTTGACCCAAACCGGGTCGCCTTCGAGAGCCTTCAGACCGGATACGCGGACAACCGGAGCTTCATCGCCATCGAAGCCCTGAGCCGAAAGCAGCTCGCGAACTTCCATTTCGACGAGGTCGAGGAGCTCTTCGTCATCGACCATGTCCGACTTGTTCAGTGCGACCAGCAGGTAGGGGACACCAACCTGGCGGGCGAGCAGAACGTGCTCGCGGGTCTGAGCCATCGGGCCGTCAGTGGCGGCAACCACGAGGATTGCACCGTCCATCTGTGCAGCACCGGTGATCATGTTCTTGATGTAGTCAGCGTGACCCGGGGCGTCTACGTGTGCGTAGTGGCGCTTCTCGGTCTGGTACTCAACGTGGGAGATGTTGATGGTAATGCCGCGCTGACGCTCTTCGGGAGCAGAGTCAATGGACGCGAAGTCGCGCTGCTCGTTGAGTGTCGGGTACTTGTCGTACAGCACCTTGGAAATCGCGGCCGTCAACGTCGTCTTACCGTGGTCAACGTGACCAATGGTGCCGATGTTAACGTGCGGCTTAGTCCGCTCGAACTTTGCCTTTGCCACAGGTTCCTCCTAGAACGTTTTCAAATGACTTACCCTTCGACCGCGCTTGTCGCGGCGAAACTTCAGTAAGTCTACTTGGGGGGCTTTGGATTGATGAAATTGCAGATTCAGGAACTAATACTAGTCCCTCGAGCCTGTCGGTGCAGATGGCCGGTCCCGGCTAGCCGGAAAGCGCAGGCCGAAACCGGCCACCTGCACCGGGTGAATTTCCGGAAACGGAAACGCACCCGAGTTTGTTGCTGCGGGAGCCGTGGAGACTACTCGCCGCGGTTCTTCTGGATGATCTCGTCGGCGTATGCCTTCGGGACCTCGGCGTAGCTGTGGAACGTCATGGAGTACACAGCGCGGCCCTGGGTCTTCGAGCGCAGGTCACCGATGTAGCCGAACATGCCGGACAGCGGGACGTGCGCGCGGATGACCTTGACGCCCTGGGCATCTTCCATGGACTGCATCTGGCCACGGCGGGAGTTGAGGTCACCGATAACTTCACCCATGTATTCCTCAGGGGTGCGGACCTCGACATCCATCAGCGGTTCGAGCAGGACAGGGTTCGCCTTGCGTGCGGCTTCCTTGAAAGCCATACGGCCGGCGATCTTGAACGCCATTTCCGAGGAGTCAACATCGTGGTACGCGCCGTCAATCAGCGTGGCCTTGATGCCAACAACCGGGTAGCCAGCCAGGACGCCGTCGTTCAGCGCATCCTGGATGCCGGCGTCAACCGAGGGGATGTATTCGCGCGGAATACGTCCACCGGTGACCTTGTTCGAGAACTCGTACATCTCGCCCTCGGACGTGTCCAGCGGCTCGATCGCGATCTGGATCTTTGCGAACTGGCCGGAACCACCGGTCTGCTTCTTGTGCGTGTAGTCGTGACGCTCTACAGCACGCTTGATGGTTTCGCGGTACGCAACCTGGGGCTTGCCCACGTTTGCCTCGACCTTGAATTCGCGGCGCATGCGGTCCACCAGGATGTCCAGGTGGAGCTCGCCCATGCCGGCGATGATGGTCTGGCCGGTGTCTTCGTTGAGGGAGACCTGGAAGGTCGGGTCCTCAGCGGAGAGCTTCTGGATGGCCGTGGAGAGCTTCTCCTGGTCACCCTTGGTGTTCGGCTCGATCGCAACAGAGATCACGGGCTCCGGGAAGCTCATGGACTCGAGGACGATCTGGTTGCTGGAGTCGCACAGGGTGTCGCCCGTGGTGGTGTCCTTGAGGCCGATCGCTGCGTAGATGTGGCCGGCGGTAGCGCCGTCAACCGGCATTTCCTTGTTGGCGTGCATCTGGAACAGCTTGCCGATGCGCTCCTTCTTGCCCTTGGTGGAGTTGACCACCTGGGCGCCTGCTTCCACGTGACCGGAGTACACGCGGATGAAGGTGAGCTGACCGAAGAACGGGTGCGTGGCAATCTTGAACGCCAGAGCCGAGAACGGCTCTTCGGAAGACGGCTTGCGCGTCAGTTCCTTCTCTTCGTCGCGGGGATCGTGACCGATCATCGGCGGGACGTCGAGCGGGTTCGGCAGGTAGTCCACGACGGCGTCAAGCATCGGCTGGACGCCGCGGTTCTTGAACGCGGAGCCACAGAAGACCGGGTAGAGCTCGGAGTTGATCGTCATCTTGCGGATGCCGGCCTTGAGCTCGGCCTCGGAGATTTCTTCGCCTTCGAGGTACTTCTCCATGAGTTCTTCCGAGGACTCTGCAACGGTCTCAACGAGCGTTGCGCGGTACTCTTCAGCCTTTTCCTTGAGGTCAGCCGGGATCTCCTGGATCTCGTACTTGGCACCCATGGTGACGTCACCCTTGGAGTCGCCGGGCCAGACCAGTGCACGCATGTAGAGCAGGTCGACGACGCCGATGAAGTCGTTCTCGGCACCAATCGGCAGCTGCATAACGAGCGGCTTGGCACCGAGGCGGCTGATGATGGTGTCGACGGTGAAGTAGAAGTCAGCGCCGAGCTTGTCCATCTTGTTGACGAAGCAGATGCGCGGGACGTTGTACTTGTCGGCCTGGCGCCAAACAGTCTCAGACTGCGGCTCCACGCCTTCCTTGCCGTCGAACACAGCAACCGCACCGTCGAGGACGCGCAGGGAGCGCTCAACCTCAACCGTGAAGTCCACGTGGCCGGGGGTGTCAATGATGTTGATCTGGTTGTTTTCCCAGAAGCAGGTCACGGCGGCAGACGTGATGGTGATGCCGCGTTCCTTTTCCTGTTCCATCCAGTCAGTCGTCGAAGCGCCGTCGTGCGTTTCGCCGATCTTGTGGTTCACACCCGTGTAGAACAGGATGCGCTCGGTAGTAGTGGTCTTGCCGGCATCAATGTGGGCCATGATGCCGATATTGCGGACCTTGCTAAGGTCGGTAAGCACGTCCTGTGCCACGGTGTCTCCCTTTCGGATGGACTGCACGTTCGCCGCCGGCTCTGTTGAGCCGGCGGCGTCCGGGAAGTATTACCAGCGGTAGTGTGCGAAGGCCTTGTTGGACTCGGCCATCTTGTGGGTGTCTTCGCGACGCTTCACAGCGGCACCGAGACCGTTGGAGGCATCCAGAATCTCGTTCTGGAGGCGCTCGGTCATGGTCTTCTCGCGGCGGGCCTTCGAGTAGCCGACCAGCCAGCGCAGAGCGAGGGCGGTGGAGCGACCCGGCTTGACCTCAACCGGAACCTGGTAGGTGGCGCCACCGACGCGGCGGGAGCGGACCTCGAGGGAAGGCTTGACGTTCTCCATGGCCTTCTTGAGGGCTGCAACCGGGTCGCCGCCGGACTTGGCGCGAGCACCTTCGAGTGCACCGTAAACAATGCGCTCGGCGGTGGACTTCTTGCCGTCAACGAGCACCTTGTTGATCAGCTGGGTGACCAGCGGGGAGCCGTAAACGGGATCTAGAACTAGCGGCCGCTTGGGGGCCGGACCCTTGCGAGGCATATTACTTCTTCTCCATCTTTGCGCCGTAGCGGCTACGAGCCTGCTTACGGTTCTTGACACCCTGGGTATCGAGGGCGCCACGGACGATCTTGTAGCGGACACCCGGAAGGTCCTTAACGCGGCCGCCACGGACGAGCACAATGGAGTGCTCCTGCAGGTTGTGGCCTACACCGGGGATGTATGCGGTAACTTCAACGCCGCCGTTGAGGCGCACACGCGCAACCTTACGCAGAGCCGAGTTCGGCTTCTTCGGGGTCGTCGTGTACACGCGGGTGCAAACACCGCGGCGCATCGGGCTGCCGTTAAGCGCGGGAGCCTTGGTCTTCTTGACCTTAGG
Proteins encoded in this region:
- a CDS encoding carboxylesterase family protein: MNVLVTTARGELRGSFADGVYTFLGVPYAAPPVGANRLRPPQPALQWSGIRNATRLGPEPPQVAPPSMGGPATGASEDWSEVVNAFAEVERAVPSEECLNLNIWTPAPGGPSLPVMVWIQGGMFEISSTAAYDGSRFARDGVVCVVINWRPGAEGFLYLGDGIANLGLLDQLAALEWVRENISAFGGDPGNVTVFGESAGAMSIGMLLSMPRAEGLFRRAILQSGAAHQVTPAADALRIAGYLAGKLGVPATREAIAGAGVQRLLAAQAELKDELLADPDPERWGNAVVASVMPWQPVLDGDVLPGPPIERIAAGSGRQVDVIVGTNTDDWRLFLVASGALAGITVEMITGPVRAYGYQSLAAYGLPVEEALSAYRARYPEAGPGDLLAAVQTDWWMRIPAIRLADAHANANTTSGTYMYEFAWASPGLGAVHALEVPFVFDTAATDAPLFGPLLGSAPPQELAHKMHAAWLAFAATGDPGWPKYDLERRATMRFDADCRIVDDPRPWERALWKTLR
- the tuf gene encoding elongation factor Tu, with protein sequence MAKAKFERTKPHVNIGTIGHVDHGKTTLTAAISKVLYDKYPTLNEQRDFASIDSAPEERQRGITINISHVEYQTEKRHYAHVDAPGHADYIKNMITGAAQMDGAILVVAATDGPMAQTREHVLLARQVGVPYLLVALNKSDMVDDEELLDLVEMEVRELLSAQGFDGDEAPVVRVSGLKALEGDPVWVKSVEDLMEAVDESVPDPVRDRDKPFLMPIEDVFTITGRGTVVTGRAERGTLAINSEVEIVGIRPVQKTTVTGIEMFHKQLDEAWAGENCGLLLRGLKRDDVERGQVVVKPGSITPHTDFEANVYILSKDEGGRHNPFYSNYRPQFYFRTTDVTGVITLPEGTEMVMPGDNTEMTVALIQPIAMEEGLGFAIREGGRTVGSGRVTKIIK
- the fusA gene encoding elongation factor G, giving the protein MAQDVLTDLSKVRNIGIMAHIDAGKTTTTERILFYTGVNHKIGETHDGASTTDWMEQEKERGITITSAAVTCFWENNQINIIDTPGHVDFTVEVERSLRVLDGAVAVFDGKEGVEPQSETVWRQADKYNVPRICFVNKMDKLGADFYFTVDTIISRLGAKPLVMQLPIGAENDFIGVVDLLYMRALVWPGDSKGDVTMGAKYEIQEIPADLKEKAEEYRATLVETVAESSEELMEKYLEGEEISEAELKAGIRKMTINSELYPVFCGSAFKNRGVQPMLDAVVDYLPNPLDVPPMIGHDPRDEEKELTRKPSSEEPFSALAFKIATHPFFGQLTFIRVYSGHVEAGAQVVNSTKGKKERIGKLFQMHANKEMPVDGATAGHIYAAIGLKDTTTGDTLCDSSNQIVLESMSFPEPVISVAIEPNTKGDQEKLSTAIQKLSAEDPTFQVSLNEDTGQTIIAGMGELHLDILVDRMRREFKVEANVGKPQVAYRETIKRAVERHDYTHKKQTGGSGQFAKIQIAIEPLDTSEGEMYEFSNKVTGGRIPREYIPSVDAGIQDALNDGVLAGYPVVGIKATLIDGAYHDVDSSEMAFKIAGRMAFKEAARKANPVLLEPLMDVEVRTPEEYMGEVIGDLNSRRGQMQSMEDAQGVKVIRAHVPLSGMFGYIGDLRSKTQGRAVYSMTFHSYAEVPKAYADEIIQKNRGE
- the rpsG gene encoding 30S ribosomal protein S7, whose amino-acid sequence is MPRKGPAPKRPLVLDPVYGSPLVTQLINKVLVDGKKSTAERIVYGALEGARAKSGGDPVAALKKAMENVKPSLEVRSRRVGGATYQVPVEVKPGRSTALALRWLVGYSKARREKTMTERLQNEILDASNGLGAAVKRREDTHKMAESNKAFAHYRW
- the rpsL gene encoding 30S ribosomal protein S12, which codes for MPTINQLVRKGRTPKVKKTKAPALNGSPMRRGVCTRVYTTTPKKPNSALRKVARVRLNGGVEVTAYIPGVGHNLQEHSIVLVRGGRVKDLPGVRYKIVRGALDTQGVKNRKQARSRYGAKMEKK